In Nicotiana tabacum cultivar K326 chromosome 17, ASM71507v2, whole genome shotgun sequence, one DNA window encodes the following:
- the LOC107811165 gene encoding glutaredoxin-C9-like, whose product MSSSSATKNGGGSTSRGSQPSESNMNTRLANLVAENAIIVVATRGCCMCLVVKHLLLGLGVNPTIFEIDAEEEAAVLEELSRIDGGGGQEKLPAVFVGGKLLGGVERVMETHISGELVPLLKKAGALWL is encoded by the coding sequence ATGAGCTCCTCCTCCGCCACCAAGAACGGCGGCGGCTCCACCAGTCGTGGATCACAGCCTAGTGAGAGTAACATGAATACGAGGTTGGCGAACTTGGTCGCGGAAAATGCGATAATCGTGGTAGCCACACGTGGGTGCTGCATGTGCCTTGTCGTGAAGCATTTGCTGCTGGGTTTGGGAGTAAACCCTACTATTTTCGAAATCGATGCAGAGGAAGAAGCCGCCGTGTTGGAGGAGCTGTCGAGAATTGACGGTGGCGGCGGTCAGGAGAAGTTGCCGGCGGTGTTTGTAGGAGGGAAATTGTTAGGAGGGGTAGAAAGAGTGATGGAGACTCACATTTCGGGTGAATTAGTTCCCTTGCTTAAAAAAGCTGGAGCCTTATGGCTTTGA
- the LOC107811161 gene encoding homeobox-leucine zipper protein ATHB-52-like: MDFFNSQTRKNNLKCHKKRLTQDQVRLLEISFNSNNKLDSNRKSQLAQELGLPPRQVAIWYQNKRARWKSQSLEVDYKALQQRLDNAMLDNERLKLEVERLKEELNKAQEMLLAFNTTTNNYSSISSSCDEVGSSCLQLHDQSKHHLDKELYACLIGDEGHFGHNFFASSMS, encoded by the coding sequence AtggatttcttcaattctcaaacTCGGAAGAACAATCTCAAGTGTCACAAGAAAAGGCTCACTCAAGATCAAGTAAGGCTTTTGGAGATTAGCTTCAACTCCAACAACAAGCTCGACTCCAATAGAAAATCCCAGCTCGCTCAGGAACTGGGATTGCCACCCAGGCAAGTTGCAATATGGTATCAGAACAAGCGAGCACGATGGAAAAGCCAGAGCCTTGAGGTTGATTACAAGGCCTTGCAACAAAGATTAGATAATGCTATGTTGGATAATGAGAGGTTAAAATTGGAAGTTGAGAGGCTTAAGGAGGAACTAAACAAAGCTCAAGAAATGTTGTTGGCATTCAACACCACAACTAATAATTATTCATCAATTTCAAGTTCTTGTGATGAAGTTGGGAGTTCATGTTTGCAGCTTCATGATCAATCCAAACATCATCTTGATAAGGAGCTCTATGCTTGTTTAATTGGTGATGAAGGCCACTTTGGCCATAATTTCTTTGCTTCATCTATGTCTTGA